A genomic window from Chlorobium phaeobacteroides DSM 266 includes:
- the rpsF gene encoding 30S ribosomal protein S6 → METKKLYECTVIIDGGLQDEVIAAAMEMVQKVIADKGGSISSVLEVGRRKTAYPINKKTIGYYAHIEFTAGTSVIAEIEKVLRYEEALMRYLIIHLTSALLEMRKRVEKYSVVIGSPEDNAGNEVEASEGESK, encoded by the coding sequence ATGGAAACAAAAAAACTTTACGAGTGTACCGTAATCATTGACGGCGGGCTTCAGGATGAGGTTATCGCTGCCGCAATGGAGATGGTGCAGAAGGTTATTGCCGATAAAGGTGGAAGCATCAGCAGCGTCCTTGAGGTTGGCAGAAGGAAAACCGCATATCCGATCAATAAGAAAACCATCGGTTATTATGCCCACATCGAATTTACCGCAGGAACATCGGTTATCGCAGAGATCGAAAAAGTTCTTCGCTACGAAGAGGCTCTTATGCGTTATCTGATTATTCATCTCACCAGCGCCTTGCTTGAAATGCGCAAAAGGGTTGAGAAGTACAGTGTTGTCATTGGCAGTCCTGAAGATAATGCGGGCAATGAAGTCGAGGCATCCGAAGGTGAAAGCAAATAA
- a CDS encoding single-stranded DNA-binding protein — protein MAELKMPEINSVVIAGNLTKDPVFRQTNSGGTPVVNFSIACNRRFRDSNHQWQEDVCYVGVVAWNKLAESCRDNLKKSSAVLVDGELQSRTWKAQDGTSRTVVEIKARRIQFLNKRKKNGEEDDEGFIEDDCHDIHQVDMSDDDQNHIYEYKYLSSD, from the coding sequence ATGGCTGAATTAAAAATGCCCGAAATTAACAGCGTAGTTATTGCCGGCAATTTGACGAAGGATCCTGTTTTCAGGCAAACTAATTCAGGCGGAACGCCTGTGGTTAATTTTTCGATTGCATGCAATAGAAGGTTCAGGGACAGTAATCACCAGTGGCAGGAAGATGTATGTTATGTCGGCGTTGTCGCATGGAACAAGCTTGCTGAGAGTTGTCGCGATAACCTGAAGAAAAGTTCTGCTGTGCTGGTTGACGGAGAGCTTCAGAGCCGAACATGGAAGGCTCAGGATGGTACGTCGAGGACTGTTGTTGAAATCAAGGCAAGAAGAATTCAGTTCCTCAACAAGCGAAAAAAGAACGGTGAAGAGGATGATGAGGGTTTTATCGAGGATGATTGTCACGATATCCATCAAGTGGATATGAGTGACGATGATCAGAATCATATCTATGAATACAAATATCTTTCTTCCGACTGA
- a CDS encoding exodeoxyribonuclease III, whose amino-acid sequence MKIASWNVNGIRARQEALVSWIGRNSPDVLVLQEVKADLADIPASISELEGYDSFWNGSSFRKGYSGTGMLVRKGAFSGTVEWEIPAFDFENRTCVLHTGQFTLTGCYVPRGEGDEHYRLKLRYFEQTRLFIENLLLEGRQIVFTGDMNVAHRDIDVHRSQNKPGAVGLRAEERSSIDACLALGLRDVMRERAPERNDLFTWWPYWKNARERNLGWRIDCFFLSAAIAERVTMVAVDRDERSSDHAPIILELSDLS is encoded by the coding sequence ATGAAAATAGCCTCGTGGAATGTCAATGGTATCCGGGCCCGTCAGGAGGCTCTTGTTTCGTGGATTGGACGCAATTCGCCGGACGTTCTCGTTCTGCAGGAGGTTAAGGCTGATCTTGCCGATATTCCCGCCTCCATCAGCGAACTCGAGGGCTATGACAGTTTCTGGAACGGATCTTCGTTTCGTAAGGGATACAGCGGTACCGGTATGCTTGTCCGGAAGGGCGCGTTTTCCGGCACGGTTGAATGGGAGATACCGGCATTCGATTTTGAAAACAGAACCTGCGTTCTTCACACCGGGCAGTTTACCCTTACAGGATGCTATGTTCCTCGGGGGGAGGGGGATGAACATTACCGTCTGAAGCTTCGCTACTTTGAGCAGACAAGACTTTTTATTGAAAACCTTCTGCTTGAGGGGCGTCAGATTGTTTTTACCGGTGATATGAATGTGGCTCATCGGGATATCGACGTTCATCGCTCCCAGAACAAGCCTGGCGCCGTTGGTTTGAGAGCTGAAGAGCGGTCTTCGATCGATGCCTGTCTTGCTCTTGGGCTTCGGGACGTCATGAGAGAGAGAGCCCCGGAGCGTAACGATCTGTTTACCTGGTGGCCATACTGGAAAAATGCCCGTGAGAGAAATCTCGGGTGGCGTATTGACTGTTTTTTTCTTTCTGCCGCAATCGCCGAAAGGGTAACGATGGTCGCTGTTGATCGCGATGAAAGAAGTTCGGATCATGCGCCGATTATTCTTGAGCTTTCCGACCTCTCCTGA
- a CDS encoding heterodisulfide reductase-related iron-sulfur binding cluster, with translation MEASREIYWNIGHGVILIMYLLTIAALALMATGFRKRMLIWRQGKPLDRFDRFDERFALMLRNIFTQKKVLRVRDGGLFHALFFWSFLVLFAGTIAVMLQTDIITPLLKRNLLSGVVYKVFSLLLDCAGLLAILMLGGLFIRRFVIKPAGLKTTAENYRIHLLLFAILITGFLIEGVRMAATELHDNPELAIYSPVGLLLANLFTGLSSDLQRTLHKTLWFVHLLLGLGFIALIPRTKLRHIFTTGGNSFLAPLDAKGTLGAIDLEDDMIEQFGTATIADLSWKDLFDTDACTSCKRCQDRCPAYQTGKPLSPMTIIRQLGELAEISPKSDLIKSVTSEALWACTTCGACEDICPANIEHVSKIIGMRRHLTLMEGVFPGDEVRTATSNIETHRNPFGLANASRGDWTKGLPVCIMEKDSNVDILYFAGCYASFDSRNREVARNFIRICSAAGIKAGTLGQEEQCCGEPLRKLGNEYLYQMTARENIEKIRRYGVKKIVTTCPHCFNTLSRDYKELQLDIPVEHYTTFIDTLMVQKKLKLKPEPFLFTYHDSCYLGRYMDIINEPRSILLKAGGKLSEMDASGYDGFCCGGGGGRILADEKSGTRINAARIEMAKNTGMPLLVSNCPFCLSLFEEGIKSGGYEGKLKARDLAEIVAERLNNP, from the coding sequence ATGGAAGCCTCACGGGAAATATACTGGAATATCGGCCATGGAGTCATTCTCATCATGTATCTCCTCACGATCGCCGCACTGGCACTCATGGCAACGGGTTTCCGAAAACGAATGCTGATCTGGCGTCAGGGAAAACCACTCGACCGGTTTGACCGCTTCGACGAGCGCTTCGCACTGATGCTTCGAAACATCTTCACGCAGAAAAAGGTCTTGCGCGTCCGGGACGGAGGACTCTTTCACGCCCTGTTTTTCTGGAGCTTTCTTGTCCTTTTTGCCGGAACCATCGCGGTCATGCTTCAGACAGACATCATAACCCCTCTCCTGAAGCGAAATCTTTTGTCCGGAGTCGTCTACAAGGTCTTTTCGCTGCTGCTCGACTGCGCCGGACTCCTTGCCATCCTGATGCTCGGAGGGCTCTTTATTCGCCGATTTGTCATCAAGCCTGCCGGGCTGAAAACCACGGCTGAAAACTATCGTATCCATCTGCTGCTCTTCGCCATCCTGATCACCGGATTTTTGATTGAAGGAGTGCGAATGGCGGCAACCGAGCTGCACGACAATCCGGAACTGGCGATCTACTCGCCGGTCGGCTTACTCCTTGCCAATCTCTTTACCGGCCTCTCCTCCGACCTGCAGCGAACGCTGCACAAAACGCTCTGGTTTGTACATCTTCTCCTTGGACTCGGCTTTATCGCCCTTATCCCCCGAACAAAACTTCGCCACATCTTCACGACCGGCGGCAACTCATTTCTTGCGCCCCTTGACGCAAAAGGCACTCTTGGAGCCATCGACCTTGAAGACGACATGATCGAACAGTTCGGCACCGCAACCATAGCCGACCTGAGCTGGAAAGACCTCTTCGATACGGATGCCTGCACCTCCTGTAAACGGTGTCAGGATCGATGCCCTGCATACCAGACAGGCAAGCCGCTGTCGCCGATGACGATCATCCGTCAGCTCGGCGAACTGGCGGAAATATCTCCAAAAAGCGATCTGATCAAATCCGTTACCTCCGAAGCGCTCTGGGCGTGCACAACCTGCGGAGCCTGCGAAGATATCTGTCCGGCAAACATTGAGCACGTCAGCAAAATAATCGGAATGCGTCGCCATCTCACGCTGATGGAAGGAGTGTTTCCAGGCGACGAGGTTCGCACGGCCACCAGCAACATCGAGACACACCGAAACCCTTTCGGACTTGCCAATGCATCCCGCGGCGATTGGACAAAAGGCCTGCCGGTCTGTATCATGGAAAAAGACAGTAACGTTGATATTCTCTACTTCGCGGGTTGCTATGCATCTTTCGACAGCCGCAACCGTGAAGTGGCAAGAAACTTTATCCGTATCTGTAGTGCGGCAGGCATAAAAGCAGGCACGCTTGGCCAGGAGGAACAGTGCTGTGGCGAACCGCTCAGAAAACTCGGCAATGAATATCTCTACCAGATGACCGCCAGAGAGAACATTGAAAAAATCAGGCGCTATGGGGTCAAAAAAATTGTAACAACCTGCCCGCACTGCTTCAACACCCTCAGCCGCGACTATAAAGAGCTGCAACTCGATATACCGGTAGAGCACTATACAACTTTTATCGACACCCTGATGGTTCAGAAAAAGCTGAAACTGAAACCGGAACCATTCCTTTTCACCTACCATGACTCCTGCTACCTGGGACGATACATGGATATCATCAACGAACCGCGTTCGATTCTGCTGAAAGCGGGAGGAAAGCTCTCTGAAATGGATGCGTCAGGATATGACGGCTTCTGTTGCGGAGGCGGAGGCGGAAGAATCCTTGCCGATGAAAAATCCGGCACCCGCATCAACGCCGCCCGTATAGAAATGGCAAAAAATACCGGCATGCCCCTGCTCGTTTCAAACTGCCCGTTCTGCCTCTCCTTGTTTGAAGAGGGC
- the rplI gene encoding 50S ribosomal protein L9 → MKVILRKDVAALGDAGEVVAVKNGYANNYLIPQGMAIRATEGTLKALETERKQQVKKVEMLRKTARELAAKIEQMTLKVFAKAGESGKLFGTVTSGDIADALKAQGIEIDRRKITLEAPVKTLGKYEADAKVFSDVAVKISFEVEAEGSEA, encoded by the coding sequence GTGAAAGTCATTTTAAGAAAAGATGTGGCTGCCCTTGGTGATGCAGGTGAAGTTGTTGCGGTTAAAAACGGTTATGCAAACAACTATCTGATTCCGCAGGGTATGGCTATAAGAGCAACCGAAGGGACGCTCAAGGCTCTTGAAACAGAGAGAAAGCAGCAGGTAAAAAAAGTCGAAATGTTGCGTAAGACAGCTCGCGAGCTTGCTGCGAAAATCGAGCAGATGACGCTCAAGGTTTTTGCCAAGGCTGGCGAGTCGGGAAAACTGTTCGGAACGGTTACTTCCGGTGATATTGCAGATGCGCTTAAAGCGCAGGGCATCGAGATTGATCGCAGAAAAATCACGCTCGAAGCGCCAGTAAAAACGCTCGGCAAATATGAGGCCGACGCCAAAGTGTTTTCGGACGTCGCCGTGAAAATCAGTTTTGAAGTCGAAGCCGAAGGTTCAGAGGCATAG
- a CDS encoding glycosyltransferase family 9 protein — protein MQALKRVLVVRLSSIGDIILTTPLLRRLKALWPDVEIDYYTRRSFVGLLASNPRVSKVFTGEDPPSGPYDLVIDLQNNFRSHAMIRSLEAGRTARYRKHNWKKWLLIHFGIDLYGSGQSVVDRYQSAVKEFGVQSDVQGCELYPAAGERAFAVPFFSDGQPTLALCFGAKHFTKRYPSRRFATVLSLLFATLPLRVLLLGGQEDAPYAIEIMQALPEHFRHAVVNLAGSCSLMQTAALLERCDAVLSNDTGLMHMASAFGKKLFVLFGSSSAFFGFLPYHTPFELFEVAGLRCRPCSHIGRDRCPKGHFRCMNELSESLIAKKIVDYFNTERS, from the coding sequence ATGCAAGCACTCAAAAGGGTTCTGGTGGTTCGCTTAAGCTCCATCGGCGACATTATTCTCACTACACCGTTGCTCAGAAGGTTGAAGGCCCTCTGGCCGGATGTCGAGATAGATTATTATACCAGGCGGTCGTTTGTCGGGCTTCTTGCCTCAAATCCGAGGGTATCGAAGGTTTTTACCGGGGAAGACCCTCCTTCGGGTCCCTATGATCTTGTGATCGATCTCCAGAATAATTTTCGCTCGCATGCGATGATCAGGTCGCTTGAGGCTGGTCGCACTGCGCGATACCGTAAACATAACTGGAAAAAATGGCTTCTGATCCATTTCGGGATTGATCTGTACGGTTCCGGTCAAAGCGTTGTAGATCGTTATCAGAGTGCTGTGAAGGAGTTTGGCGTTCAGAGCGATGTTCAGGGGTGCGAGCTCTATCCTGCTGCCGGGGAGCGGGCGTTTGCCGTTCCATTTTTTTCTGACGGTCAACCGACGCTCGCGCTCTGTTTTGGCGCGAAGCATTTTACCAAACGATATCCATCTCGTCGCTTTGCGACGGTGCTCTCCCTGCTGTTTGCAACGTTGCCTTTGCGGGTGCTGCTTCTTGGCGGGCAAGAGGATGCTCCGTATGCCATTGAAATAATGCAGGCCTTGCCGGAGCACTTCCGGCATGCTGTCGTAAACCTTGCGGGGAGCTGTTCGCTTATGCAGACGGCGGCGTTGCTCGAACGGTGCGATGCCGTGCTTTCTAATGATACGGGTCTGATGCATATGGCCTCAGCGTTCGGTAAAAAGCTTTTTGTCCTGTTCGGTTCTTCAAGTGCATTCTTCGGCTTTCTTCCCTACCATACGCCGTTTGAGCTGTTTGAAGTGGCGGGTCTCCGCTGTCGTCCCTGCTCTCATATCGGTCGCGATCGATGCCCGAAAGGCCATTTTCGTTGTATGAATGAGTTGTCTGAATCGCTGATTGCCAAAAAGATTGTCGACTATTTTAACACTGAACGGTCATGA
- a CDS encoding acyl-CoA thioesterase → MKRDLYAFTCEMGVRDYECDMQGIVNNSVYQNYLEHVRHEYLKHVGIDFSEYAREGINLVVVRAELDYKYPLVSGDTFLVGVTMRRESMLKFAFYQDIFRLPDYKPVVKAKIIGTALNQRGRPEIPEKLDRLMAFPIER, encoded by the coding sequence ATGAAGCGTGATCTTTATGCCTTTACCTGTGAGATGGGCGTGCGTGATTATGAGTGCGACATGCAGGGAATCGTCAATAACAGCGTCTATCAGAACTACCTTGAGCATGTCCGTCATGAGTATCTGAAGCATGTTGGCATTGATTTCAGCGAGTATGCCCGCGAGGGCATTAATCTTGTGGTGGTGCGAGCCGAACTTGATTATAAATACCCGCTGGTATCGGGCGATACGTTTCTTGTGGGCGTGACCATGCGTCGGGAGTCTATGCTGAAGTTTGCGTTTTATCAGGATATTTTCAGGTTGCCTGATTATAAGCCTGTCGTGAAAGCAAAGATAATCGGGACAGCTTTGAACCAGCGCGGCCGTCCGGAGATTCCTGAAAAACTGGACCGGTTGATGGCATTTCCGATTGAGCGATGA
- a CDS encoding tetratricopeptide repeat protein: protein MKPLREVAQAYMSLSDAGMQLQAGSYRDAAESCRKAMEMSRTISLEEAFDHEGFDAFCFATLSEAFWRLGRFEESLQSAEKALRYFNRRGELNQDEGKLWIAAVFSKAVALQETGSPEDAAGFFRTAGEMIAERKGELPGKEMLLQEIEERLALLEGSLNSKRKSGYKAWWEFWS from the coding sequence ATGAAACCACTCAGAGAGGTCGCACAGGCCTATATGTCACTTAGCGATGCCGGGATGCAGCTTCAGGCCGGATCGTATCGGGATGCGGCGGAGAGCTGCCGTAAAGCCATGGAGATGTCGCGAACGATCTCTCTCGAAGAGGCTTTCGATCATGAGGGTTTTGATGCTTTTTGTTTTGCAACTCTTTCCGAGGCCTTTTGGCGGCTTGGCCGGTTCGAGGAGTCTCTTCAGTCGGCGGAAAAGGCGCTGCGTTATTTTAACCGGAGGGGTGAGCTGAACCAGGATGAGGGCAAACTCTGGATTGCCGCTGTTTTCAGTAAGGCCGTGGCGCTTCAGGAGACCGGTTCTCCCGAAGATGCTGCCGGCTTTTTCAGGACTGCCGGCGAGATGATTGCTGAAAGGAAAGGGGAGCTGCCGGGTAAAGAGATGCTTCTGCAGGAGATAGAAGAGCGTCTTGCACTTCTTGAGGGATCGTTGAATTCGAAGCGCAAATCGGGTTACAAGGCCTGGTGGGAGTTTTGGTCGTAA
- the rpsR gene encoding 30S ribosomal protein S18, with amino-acid sequence MRHKPTPPKGNKSLGNALASKKKVSKNQVVFFDYRDERKLKRFINDQGKIIPRRITGLSAKEQNLLTHSVKWARFLAVIPYVTDEYK; translated from the coding sequence ATGAGACACAAACCTACACCGCCGAAAGGCAACAAATCATTGGGAAACGCGCTGGCGTCAAAGAAAAAAGTATCCAAAAACCAGGTCGTTTTTTTTGATTACCGGGATGAGCGTAAACTGAAACGCTTTATCAATGATCAGGGGAAAATTATTCCCCGTCGTATTACAGGGTTATCGGCAAAAGAGCAAAATCTTCTGACCCATTCCGTGAAGTGGGCAAGATTTCTTGCTGTAATCCCCTATGTTACTGATGAGTATAAATAA